A single window of Streptomyces sp. NBC_00464 DNA harbors:
- a CDS encoding ABC transporter permease — protein sequence MSFWEYLANRHQQLLTDAFQHVSAVFQCMVIATVLGVLIGVVSYRSGWGSSVAITSTATVLTIPSLAAIGLLIPLVGLGVAPTVITLTLYGLLPIVRNSIVGLRGVDPALVDAAKGIGMSRITRLRKVELPLAWPPILTGIRVSTQMLMGIAAIAAYASGPGLGNEIFRGIASLGSANAINSVLAGTLGIVILALLFDAAYVLLGRLTIPRGIRV from the coding sequence GTGAGCTTCTGGGAGTACCTGGCAAATCGGCACCAGCAGTTGCTCACCGACGCGTTCCAGCACGTCAGCGCCGTCTTCCAGTGCATGGTCATCGCCACCGTGCTCGGCGTACTGATCGGGGTGGTCAGCTATCGCAGCGGCTGGGGCTCCTCGGTGGCGATCACCTCGACGGCGACCGTCCTGACCATTCCGTCGCTCGCCGCGATCGGTCTGCTGATCCCGCTGGTCGGGCTCGGGGTGGCGCCGACGGTGATCACCCTGACGCTGTACGGGCTGCTGCCCATCGTCCGTAACTCCATCGTCGGACTGCGCGGCGTCGACCCGGCGCTGGTGGACGCGGCGAAGGGCATCGGGATGTCGCGGATCACCCGGCTCCGCAAGGTGGAACTGCCGCTCGCCTGGCCGCCGATCCTCACCGGCATCCGGGTCTCCACCCAGATGCTGATGGGCATCGCCGCCATCGCCGCGTACGCCTCCGGGCCCGGTCTCGGCAATGAGATCTTCCGCGGTATCGCCTCGCTGGGCAGTGCCAACGCGATCAATTCGGTGCTCGCGGGCACGCTCGGCATCGTCATCCTCGCCCTGCTCTTCGACGCCGCGTACGTGCTGCTGGGGCGGCTCACCATCCCGAGGGGGATCCGTGTCTGA
- a CDS encoding ABC transporter permease, producing MTPQSPTGPRSSGPVPASDRDRPPGEHDVKGLAFHDEEQEPAPPPAGPPRRLTWRKLVVVPAALAVVLVITYVWITNVELDSIAENSLAGDTVQLRWWQHVRLTAISTFWVLIIAIPLGIALTRRGLSKAAPVVTAIANIGQATPAIGLLALLVIWLGIGPSTAITGMVIYAVLPVLSNTVAGLKAIEPTLVEASRGIGMSAMGTLRKVELPLAVPLILAGVRTALVLNVGTATLATFGGGGGLGDLITSGIQTQRMPVLVLGSVLTVVLALLVDWLASLVEVALTPRGLEVER from the coding sequence ATGACTCCCCAGTCTCCGACCGGCCCCCGCTCCTCCGGGCCGGTCCCCGCGTCCGACCGGGACCGGCCGCCGGGCGAACACGACGTCAAGGGCCTCGCCTTCCACGACGAGGAGCAGGAACCGGCCCCGCCACCGGCCGGGCCGCCGCGCCGCCTCACCTGGCGCAAGCTCGTGGTGGTGCCGGCCGCGCTCGCGGTGGTGCTGGTCATCACGTACGTATGGATCACCAACGTCGAACTCGACTCGATCGCGGAGAACTCCCTGGCCGGCGACACGGTCCAGCTGCGGTGGTGGCAGCACGTCAGGCTGACGGCCATCTCGACGTTCTGGGTGCTGATCATCGCCATTCCGCTGGGCATCGCCCTGACCCGGCGCGGTCTGAGCAAGGCCGCTCCGGTGGTCACCGCGATCGCCAACATCGGGCAGGCGACCCCGGCGATCGGCCTGCTGGCGCTCCTGGTGATCTGGCTGGGCATCGGCCCGTCGACGGCGATCACCGGCATGGTGATCTACGCGGTGCTGCCGGTGCTCTCCAACACGGTCGCCGGACTGAAGGCGATCGAACCGACGCTGGTGGAGGCCTCGCGCGGCATCGGCATGTCGGCGATGGGCACGCTGCGGAAGGTCGAACTCCCCCTCGCCGTACCGCTGATCCTGGCGGGTGTGCGTACCGCGCTGGTGCTCAACGTGGGCACGGCGACGCTGGCGACGTTCGGCGGTGGCGGCGGGCTCGGCGACCTGATCACCTCCGGCATCCAGACGCAGCGCATGCCGGTGCTGGTGCTCGGTTCCGTGCTGACGGTGGTGCTGGCGCTGCTGGTGGACTGGCTGGCCTCGCTCGTCGAAGTGGCGCTGACACCGCGAGGACTGGAGGTGGAGCGATGA
- the hppD gene encoding 4-hydroxyphenylpyruvate dioxygenase — MTETMHSTPDTARQADPFPVKGMDAVVFAVGNAKQAAHYYSTAFGMKLVAYSGPENGSRETASYVLTNGSARFVFTSVIKASTDHGRFLADHVAEHGDGVVDLAIEVPDARAAYAYAVEHGALGLTEPHEVKDEHGTVVLAAIATYGKTRHTLVERTGYEGPYLPGFAAADPIVEPPAKRFFQAVDHCVGNVELGRMNEWVAFYNKVMGFTNMKEFVGDDIATEYSALMSKVVADGTLKVKFPINEPAVAKKKSQIDEYLEFYGSAGVQHIALATNDIVASVKAMRAAGVQFLDTPDSYYDTLGEWAGETRVPVETLREQKILVDRDEDGYLLQIFTKPVQDRPTVFFEMIERHGSMGFGKGNFKALFEAIEREQEKRGNL; from the coding sequence ATGACTGAGACGATGCACAGCACCCCCGACACCGCCCGGCAGGCCGATCCCTTCCCGGTCAAGGGAATGGACGCGGTCGTCTTCGCCGTCGGCAACGCCAAGCAGGCGGCGCACTACTACTCGACGGCCTTCGGCATGAAGCTGGTCGCCTACTCCGGACCGGAGAACGGCAGCCGCGAGACCGCGAGTTACGTCCTCACCAACGGCTCCGCCCGCTTCGTGTTCACCTCGGTCATCAAGGCGTCCACGGACCACGGCCGCTTCCTCGCCGACCACGTGGCCGAGCACGGCGACGGCGTCGTCGACCTGGCCATCGAGGTCCCCGACGCCCGCGCCGCGTACGCCTACGCCGTCGAGCACGGCGCCCTCGGCCTCACCGAGCCGCACGAGGTGAAGGACGAGCACGGCACCGTCGTCCTGGCCGCCATCGCCACATACGGCAAGACCCGCCACACCCTCGTCGAGCGCACCGGCTACGAAGGCCCCTACCTCCCCGGCTTCGCCGCCGCCGACCCGATCGTCGAGCCCCCGGCCAAGCGGTTCTTCCAGGCCGTCGACCACTGCGTCGGCAACGTCGAGCTCGGCCGGATGAACGAGTGGGTCGCCTTCTACAACAAGGTCATGGGCTTCACCAACATGAAGGAGTTCGTGGGCGACGACATCGCCACCGAGTACTCCGCGCTCATGTCCAAGGTCGTCGCCGACGGCACGCTCAAGGTCAAGTTCCCGATCAACGAGCCCGCCGTCGCGAAGAAGAAGTCCCAGATCGACGAGTACCTGGAGTTCTACGGCAGCGCCGGCGTCCAGCACATCGCGCTCGCCACCAACGACATCGTCGCCTCCGTGAAGGCGATGCGCGCGGCCGGCGTCCAGTTCCTCGACACCCCGGACTCCTACTACGACACCCTGGGCGAGTGGGCGGGCGAGACCCGGGTGCCCGTCGAGACCCTGCGCGAGCAGAAGATCCTCGTCGACCGCGACGAGGACGGCTACCTGCTGCAGATCTTCACCAAGCCGGTCCAGGACCGGCCGACGGTCTTCTTCGAGATGATCGAGCGCCACGGCTCGATGGGCTTCGGAAAGGGCAACTTCAAGGCCCTGTTCGAGGCGATCGAGCGCGAGCAGGAGAAGCGCGGCAACCTCTGA
- a CDS encoding Lrp/AsnC family transcriptional regulator produces the protein MAIDHLDGRLIVLLAREPRIGVLEASRRLGVARGTVQARLDRLQSNGAIRGFGPDVDPAALGYPVTAFATLEIKQGQGADVRAHLGGVPEVLELHTTTGHGDMLCRLVARSNADLQRVIDRVVGFDGIVRASTAIVMENPVPLRIIPLVEQAAQDTD, from the coding sequence ATGGCAATCGATCATCTCGACGGGCGGCTCATCGTCCTGCTGGCCCGCGAGCCCCGGATCGGGGTCCTGGAGGCCTCGCGCCGGCTCGGCGTGGCGCGCGGCACGGTGCAGGCGCGCCTGGACCGCCTTCAGTCGAATGGCGCCATTCGGGGCTTCGGTCCGGACGTGGACCCGGCGGCCCTCGGCTATCCCGTCACCGCCTTCGCGACGCTGGAGATCAAGCAGGGCCAAGGAGCCGACGTACGCGCCCACTTGGGCGGCGTACCGGAGGTGCTGGAGCTGCACACCACCACCGGGCACGGCGACATGCTGTGCCGGCTCGTGGCCCGTTCCAACGCCGATCTTCAGCGGGTGATCGACCGGGTTGTCGGATTTGATGGCATTGTCCGGGCCTCCACGGCCATCGTCATGGAGAACCCCGTACCCCTGCGCATCATCCCGCTCGTCGAGCAGGCCGCACAGGACACCGACTGA
- a CDS encoding tetratricopeptide repeat protein has translation MDVTPQQTPTAHGPDHDLDLDLETPPTAPYASPPDLASLAEPPPASLRTTLRRAAFGVVAGAVLVTGAVVAVPDDDQDAPPPLPGPVSRAMSATAAGSPASLSDLTALIGDRQKWVGTHPSDARSWAVLGSAYVQWGQRASDAAYYGRAEQALKRSLDVQPGERGNEAAWVGLASLANARHDFVTAKKWGETVRSRQPKQWTVYPELIDAYNGLGDYKSATTAVEKYAALRSGVPALGLTAQMYRDRGWREDALATAQDAANRAKTPAEKAACLSRLGELAWERGEPREAVAQYGAALRTDPAHHPSLAGRARALAALGRTDEAQRDYQAALTKSPRPAYMLELGELYESLGLDGDSVNQYTQLRRALARTKAQGVDDSLLLGRFEAAHGDAAAAVELLRAEWGRGHHSAAVADALGWALHRSGDPDAALEYAEQAVDSGGQNASYAYHLGMVQRALKDFGPARRHLEEALRTNPQFSPLDAPRAQEALDTLGLPPAGGPQDMQPAAPPVPEPSQEAQQAPAPAAEPEPGPVEPEAPAGEAPAPGEAPAPAAGPPGRKAKPAGPKAAAEKAGGAAHTPAKPSATKSPAGR, from the coding sequence ATGGACGTCACGCCGCAGCAGACCCCGACGGCCCACGGGCCGGACCACGACCTGGACCTCGACCTCGAGACTCCCCCCACCGCGCCCTACGCGTCCCCGCCCGACCTCGCGTCCCTGGCCGAGCCGCCGCCCGCCTCGCTGCGCACGACCCTGCGCAGGGCCGCGTTCGGCGTGGTGGCGGGGGCGGTGCTGGTGACGGGTGCGGTGGTCGCGGTGCCCGACGACGACCAGGACGCACCGCCGCCGCTGCCGGGTCCGGTCTCGCGGGCGATGAGCGCGACGGCCGCGGGCTCCCCCGCCTCGCTCTCCGATCTGACGGCGCTCATCGGGGACCGGCAGAAGTGGGTGGGGACGCATCCGTCGGACGCCCGGTCGTGGGCGGTGCTCGGGTCGGCGTACGTGCAGTGGGGGCAGCGGGCCTCGGACGCGGCGTACTACGGCCGGGCCGAGCAGGCGCTGAAGCGGTCCCTGGACGTGCAGCCGGGCGAGCGGGGGAACGAGGCGGCCTGGGTGGGGCTCGCCTCGCTCGCCAACGCCCGGCACGATTTCGTGACGGCGAAGAAGTGGGGCGAGACGGTACGGTCCCGGCAGCCGAAGCAGTGGACGGTGTACCCGGAACTGATCGACGCGTACAACGGCCTGGGTGACTACAAGTCGGCGACGACGGCGGTGGAGAAGTACGCCGCGCTGCGGTCCGGTGTCCCGGCGCTGGGCCTGACGGCCCAGATGTACCGGGACCGGGGCTGGCGGGAGGACGCGCTGGCCACCGCGCAGGATGCCGCGAACCGGGCGAAGACGCCCGCGGAGAAGGCCGCCTGCCTGTCCCGGCTGGGCGAGCTGGCCTGGGAGCGCGGTGAGCCGCGGGAGGCGGTGGCCCAGTACGGGGCCGCTCTGCGCACCGATCCCGCCCATCACCCCTCCCTTGCCGGCCGGGCGCGCGCACTGGCGGCCCTCGGACGCACCGACGAGGCCCAGCGCGACTACCAGGCCGCTTTGACGAAGTCGCCGCGCCCGGCCTACATGCTGGAGCTGGGTGAGCTGTACGAGTCGCTCGGCCTGGACGGCGACTCGGTCAACCAGTACACGCAGTTGCGCAGGGCGCTGGCCCGTACGAAGGCGCAGGGCGTGGACGACTCCCTGCTCCTGGGCCGCTTCGAGGCCGCCCACGGCGATGCGGCCGCCGCCGTGGAGCTGCTGCGGGCGGAGTGGGGCCGCGGCCACCACAGCGCGGCGGTGGCCGACGCGCTGGGCTGGGCGCTGCACCGCTCGGGCGATCCGGACGCGGCGCTGGAGTACGCGGAGCAGGCGGTCGACTCGGGCGGTCAGAACGCGTCGTACGCGTATCACCTGGGCATGGTCCAGCGGGCGCTGAAGGACTTCGGTCCGGCCCGCCGCCATCTGGAGGAGGCCCTGCGCACCAACCCGCAGTTCTCGCCGCTGGACGCGCCCCGGGCGCAGGAGGCGCTGGACACGCTGGGGCTGCCTCCGGCGGGCGGTCCGCAGGACATGCAGCCGGCTGCGCCGCCGGTCCCGGAGCCGTCGCAGGAGGCGCAGCAGGCGCCGGCGCCCGCTGCCGAGCCGGAGCCCGGTCCGGTGGAGCCCGAGGCCCCGGCCGGGGAGGCGCCGGCTCCCGGTGAGGCGCCGGCCCCGGCGGCGGGTCCGCCGGGCCGGAAGGCGAAGCCGGCCGGCCCGAAGGCCGCAGCCGAAAAGGCCGGCGGCGCCGCGCACACCCCGGCGAAGCCGTCGGCGACGAAGTCACCGGCGGGCCGCTGA
- a CDS encoding SsgA family sporulation/cell division regulator: protein MNTVVERELELKLVLSPERSIPVPARLTYRTEDPYAVHITFHIGSDAPVHWTFARDLLVEGVFRPCGHGDVRIWPTKVEGRSVICVALTSPDGNALLEVPSAAVATWVERTLHAVAPGTESERLGIDEALAELLAPLPADDLWMSDPWPSDESQDGEG, encoded by the coding sequence ATGAACACCGTCGTGGAACGCGAGCTGGAGCTCAAGCTGGTCCTGTCGCCCGAGCGCAGCATCCCCGTGCCCGCCCGGCTGACGTATCGCACCGAGGACCCCTACGCCGTGCACATCACCTTCCACATCGGCTCGGACGCCCCCGTGCACTGGACGTTCGCCCGCGATCTGCTGGTCGAGGGGGTGTTCCGGCCGTGCGGGCACGGTGACGTACGGATCTGGCCCACCAAGGTCGAGGGGCGCAGCGTCATCTGCGTGGCGCTGACCTCGCCCGACGGCAACGCCCTGCTGGAGGTGCCGTCCGCCGCGGTGGCCACCTGGGTGGAGCGGACCCTGCACGCCGTCGCGCCGGGTACGGAGTCCGAGCGGCTCGGCATCGACGAGGCGCTGGCCGAGCTGCTCGCTCCGCTGCCGGCCGACGACCTGTGGATGAGCGACCCGTGGCCGTCGGACGAGTCGCAGGACGGTGAGGGTTGA
- a CDS encoding betaine/proline/choline family ABC transporter ATP-binding protein (Members of the family are the ATP-binding subunit of ABC transporters for substrates such as betaine, L-proline or other amino acids, choline, carnitine, etc. The substrate specificity is best determined from the substrate-binding subunit, rather than this subunit, as it interacts with the permease subunit and not with substrate directly.), giving the protein MSETAAETEPKPAVNATSGATIQLEDLSKIYPGNPSPAVDNVSMDIKAGETVIFVGPSGCGKSTTLKMINRLIEPTSGRIRIGDEDVTDIDPVKLRRKIGYAIQSSGLFPHMTVAENIALVPKMVGWSKSKVKDRVEEMLDLVGLDPREFHGRYPRALSGGQQQRVGVARALAADPPVLLMDEPFGAVDPITRDHLQDELIRLQHELHKTIVFVTHDFDEAIKLGDRIAVLREHSHIAQFDTPEAILTNPTDDFVSGFVGAGAALKRLNLTRVRDVEIAEFPTVTVDDPLQSIFNKLRSGPHNELLMLDRRNRPYKWLRRGDLMRARGSLARAGQLVHDTVTRDATLHDALEAVLTDSGGRVAVTGRRGEFIGVVDMATLMNSVHELLEADRLTAIEHQHDLEELRTHQTVQELEGGAGA; this is encoded by the coding sequence GTGTCTGAGACCGCCGCAGAGACCGAACCGAAGCCGGCCGTCAACGCCACCTCCGGCGCGACCATCCAGCTGGAGGACCTGAGCAAGATCTATCCGGGCAACCCCAGCCCGGCCGTGGACAACGTCTCGATGGACATCAAGGCCGGCGAGACCGTCATCTTCGTGGGCCCGTCCGGCTGCGGGAAGTCCACCACCCTGAAGATGATCAACCGGCTGATCGAGCCGACCTCCGGCCGGATCAGGATCGGCGACGAGGACGTCACCGACATCGACCCGGTGAAGTTGCGCCGCAAGATCGGTTACGCGATCCAGTCGTCCGGGCTCTTCCCGCACATGACGGTCGCCGAGAACATCGCCCTCGTACCGAAGATGGTGGGCTGGTCGAAGTCGAAGGTGAAGGACCGGGTCGAGGAGATGCTCGATCTGGTCGGCCTGGACCCGCGCGAGTTCCACGGCCGCTATCCGCGCGCGCTCTCCGGAGGTCAGCAGCAACGCGTGGGCGTGGCACGGGCGCTGGCCGCGGATCCGCCGGTGCTGCTGATGGACGAGCCGTTCGGCGCCGTCGACCCGATCACCCGTGACCACCTCCAGGACGAGCTGATCCGGCTCCAGCACGAACTCCACAAGACGATCGTCTTCGTCACCCATGACTTCGACGAGGCGATCAAGCTGGGCGACCGGATCGCCGTGCTGCGCGAGCACTCGCACATCGCGCAGTTCGACACCCCGGAGGCCATTCTCACCAATCCGACGGACGACTTCGTCTCCGGTTTCGTCGGGGCGGGCGCGGCGCTGAAGCGGCTCAACCTCACGCGTGTGCGGGACGTGGAGATCGCCGAGTTCCCGACGGTGACGGTCGACGACCCGCTCCAGTCCATCTTCAACAAGCTGCGCAGCGGCCCGCACAACGAGCTGCTGATGCTGGACCGCAGGAACCGTCCGTACAAGTGGCTGCGGCGCGGCGACCTGATGCGGGCCCGCGGTTCGCTGGCGCGGGCCGGGCAGCTGGTGCACGACACGGTGACCAGGGACGCGACGCTGCACGACGCGCTGGAGGCGGTGCTGACCGACAGCGGCGGGCGGGTCGCGGTGACCGGGCGGCGCGGGGAGTTCATCGGGGTCGTCGACATGGCCACGCTGATGAACTCCGTGCACGAACTCCTGGAGGCCGACCGGCTCACCGCCATCGAGCACCAGCACGACCTGGAGGAGCTGCGCACCCACCAGACCGTCCAGGAGCTGGAGGGCGGTGCGGGCGCATGA
- a CDS encoding FAD-binding oxidoreductase gives MDDLLELLRAGLPAEALITDPDITTTYANDMASFCDAGTPAVVTLPRTVEQVQHIMRTATQLRVPVVPQGARTGLSGAANASDGCIVLSLVKMDRILEISPVDRIAVVEPGVINAVLSRAVNEHGLYYPPDPSSWEMCTIGGNIGTASGGLCCVKYGVTAEYVLGLDVVLADGRLLTTGRRTAKGVAGYDLTRLFVGSEGSLGIVVKAVLALKPQPPQQLVLAAEFPSAASACDAVCRIMERGHTPSLLELMDRTTVRAVNAMANMGLPDTTEALLLAAFDTPDPSADLAAVAELCTAAGATEVVPADDAAESEMLLQARRMSLTALETVKSATMIDDVCVPRSQLGAMLEGTAAVAEKYDLTIGVCAHAGDGNTHPVVCFDHTDADESRRARESFDEIMALGLELGGTITGEHGVGVLKKEWLARELGEVSVELHRGIKQAFDPLGLLNPGKVF, from the coding sequence ATGGACGATCTTCTCGAACTTCTGCGTGCGGGTCTGCCGGCCGAGGCCCTGATCACCGACCCGGACATCACCACCACCTACGCCAACGACATGGCCAGCTTCTGCGACGCGGGCACCCCCGCCGTCGTCACGCTTCCCCGCACCGTCGAGCAGGTCCAGCACATCATGCGCACCGCCACGCAGTTGCGCGTCCCGGTCGTCCCCCAGGGCGCCCGCACGGGCCTGTCCGGCGCGGCCAACGCCTCGGACGGCTGCATCGTGCTCTCCCTGGTGAAGATGGACCGGATCCTGGAGATCAGCCCCGTCGACCGCATCGCCGTCGTGGAACCGGGCGTCATCAACGCCGTCCTCTCCCGGGCGGTCAACGAACACGGGCTGTACTACCCGCCGGACCCCTCCAGCTGGGAGATGTGCACCATCGGCGGCAACATCGGCACCGCGTCCGGCGGCCTGTGCTGCGTGAAATACGGGGTCACCGCCGAATACGTCCTGGGCCTCGACGTCGTCCTCGCCGACGGACGCCTGCTCACCACCGGCCGCCGCACCGCCAAAGGCGTCGCCGGATACGACCTCACCCGGCTCTTCGTCGGCTCCGAGGGCAGCCTCGGCATCGTCGTCAAGGCCGTGCTCGCGCTCAAGCCGCAGCCACCGCAGCAACTCGTCCTGGCCGCCGAGTTCCCCAGCGCGGCGAGTGCCTGCGACGCCGTCTGCCGCATCATGGAACGCGGTCACACACCGTCACTCCTCGAACTGATGGACCGTACAACAGTCCGTGCCGTCAACGCGATGGCGAACATGGGCCTCCCCGACACCACCGAGGCACTCCTGCTCGCCGCCTTCGACACGCCGGACCCCTCCGCCGACCTCGCCGCCGTCGCCGAGCTCTGCACCGCCGCCGGAGCCACCGAAGTCGTCCCCGCCGACGACGCGGCCGAGTCCGAAATGCTGCTCCAGGCCCGGCGCATGTCGCTCACCGCACTGGAGACCGTCAAGTCGGCGACCATGATCGACGACGTATGCGTACCGCGCTCGCAGCTCGGCGCCATGCTCGAAGGCACGGCCGCCGTCGCCGAGAAGTACGACCTCACCATCGGCGTCTGCGCACACGCGGGCGACGGCAACACCCACCCCGTCGTCTGCTTCGACCACACCGACGCCGACGAGTCCCGGCGGGCCCGCGAGTCCTTCGACGAGATCATGGCGCTCGGCCTCGAACTCGGCGGCACCATCACCGGCGAACACGGCGTCGGCGTACTCAAGAAGGAGTGGCTCGCCCGGGAACTCGGCGAGGTGAGCGTGGAACTGCACCGGGGCATCAAGCAGGCCTTCGACCCACTGGGTCTCCTCAACCCGGGCAAGGTCTTCTGA
- a CDS encoding glycine betaine ABC transporter substrate-binding protein, protein MRTRRVRTALAGAAALALVLAGCGLKSGSPMVDDVVPGPSVQGQPLQGASLTVTSKNFSENIILGQMIGLIFKAAGAEVLDRTNLPGSISAREAIIQGDADAMYEYTGTGWITYLGHAKPITDPLEQWEAVRDADRKNGVTWLPQSTLNNTYALAISKKNNAKYHLKTLSDVAALSKKNPSAVTICVENEFASRNDGLPGMEKAYGMSIPAANIKKMDAGIIYTQVSKSDSCLLGEVFTTDGRIKAMDLDVLTDNKHFFPNYNAAPVIHSATFDKYPVIADLLDPLSARLTTEVAQVLNAKVDVDGEDPHEVAKEWLIQEGFIEEG, encoded by the coding sequence ATGAGGACGCGACGCGTGCGTACGGCCCTGGCGGGCGCGGCCGCCCTGGCCCTCGTCCTGGCGGGGTGCGGGCTGAAGAGCGGCTCCCCGATGGTGGACGACGTGGTGCCGGGGCCGTCCGTACAGGGGCAGCCGCTGCAGGGCGCCTCGCTGACCGTCACCTCGAAGAACTTCAGCGAGAACATCATCCTGGGCCAGATGATCGGCCTGATCTTCAAGGCCGCGGGGGCCGAGGTCCTGGACCGCACGAACCTGCCCGGCTCGATCAGTGCGCGCGAGGCGATCATCCAGGGCGACGCGGACGCGATGTACGAGTACACGGGCACCGGCTGGATCACTTACCTGGGCCACGCGAAACCGATCACCGACCCGCTGGAGCAGTGGGAGGCGGTGCGCGACGCGGACCGGAAGAACGGGGTGACGTGGCTGCCGCAGTCCACCCTGAACAACACCTACGCGCTCGCCATCAGCAAGAAGAACAACGCGAAGTACCACCTGAAGACGCTCTCCGACGTCGCCGCGCTGTCGAAGAAGAACCCCTCGGCGGTGACGATCTGCGTGGAGAACGAGTTCGCCTCGCGCAACGACGGACTGCCCGGGATGGAGAAGGCGTACGGGATGTCGATCCCGGCCGCCAACATCAAGAAGATGGACGCGGGAATCATCTACACCCAGGTGTCGAAGTCCGACTCCTGTCTGCTGGGCGAGGTGTTCACCACGGACGGCCGCATCAAGGCGATGGACCTCGATGTGCTGACGGACAACAAGCACTTCTTCCCCAACTACAACGCGGCGCCCGTCATCCACTCCGCGACCTTCGACAAGTACCCGGTGATCGCCGACCTGCTGGACCCGCTCAGCGCACGGCTGACCACGGAGGTCGCGCAGGTGCTGAACGCCAAGGTGGACGTCGACGGGGAGGACCCGCACGAGGTGGCGAAGGAGTGGCTGATCCAGGAGGGGTTCATCGAGGAGGGGTGA